A DNA window from Rhizobium sp. NXC14 contains the following coding sequences:
- a CDS encoding helix-turn-helix domain-containing protein: MSAVTSAVTPREREIIGWMAQGKTAAEIGAILGISPITVNTHIANAKAKLGVFRETALVAAALRNGIIR; this comes from the coding sequence ATGAGTGCCGTGACCAGTGCTGTGACCCCGCGCGAGCGAGAGATCATCGGCTGGATGGCGCAAGGCAAGACCGCCGCAGAGATCGGCGCCATCCTCGGCATCTCGCCGATCACCGTCAACACCCACATTGCCAATGCCAAGGCGAAACTCGGCGTGTTCAGGGAGACCGCCCTGGTCGCCGCCGCGCTGCGAAACGGCATCATTCGATAG
- a CDS encoding GcrA family cell cycle regulator translates to MRDLFWTEDKIVKAQKLWQEGLSARQIAELFGSKKNTVINMAHRNRDRFPPRQDPRKTLAVASATPAPISHPDRVRRVTLSGAEVTMPRVPTIDGPAS, encoded by the coding sequence ATGAGAGATCTGTTCTGGACGGAAGACAAGATCGTCAAGGCGCAGAAGCTCTGGCAGGAGGGCTTGTCGGCACGTCAAATCGCCGAACTCTTCGGCTCGAAGAAGAACACCGTCATCAACATGGCGCATCGCAACCGCGACCGGTTTCCGCCGAGGCAGGACCCGCGCAAGACGCTGGCGGTCGCCAGCGCGACGCCCGCACCGATAAGCCATCCCGACCGGGTGCGGCGGGTGACGCTGTCCGGCGCCGAGGTGACGATGCCGCGCGTGCCGACGATCGACGGGCCGGCGTCATGA
- a CDS encoding IS110 family transposase, which produces MQGKVSFQEDAMPVVYAGVDVSKEWLDVHLHPLGESRRFSNDKTGIDQLKRLLAGHRPKSIVMEATGKFHRPAHHSLWLDGFAVAVVDPLRARMFARACGYLAKTDRLDARFLALLAESLRPPADTPPSPHIEALQELVNARSAAKCDITALQNRSKAATTAFLRGELNRLVRRLEQHVERLDKEIERCVGEDPQLCRKAEILTSIPGIGRVTALALMAGMDGLGTCSGKQAAMLAGLAPIANDSGARTGRRSIRAGRPTPRRALYMAALSACRYNPALARFADTLKATGKPAKVILVAIMRKLLVLANCLLSQNRLWTPNPP; this is translated from the coding sequence ATGCAAGGCAAGGTTTCGTTCCAAGAAGACGCGATGCCGGTAGTTTATGCCGGTGTGGACGTGAGTAAAGAGTGGCTTGATGTTCATCTGCATCCGCTGGGCGAAAGCCGGCGGTTTAGCAATGACAAGACCGGCATCGACCAGCTGAAACGGCTGCTGGCCGGGCATCGGCCCAAAAGCATCGTGATGGAGGCAACCGGTAAGTTCCATCGCCCCGCCCATCACTCGCTTTGGCTCGATGGCTTTGCCGTCGCCGTGGTCGATCCGTTGCGCGCGCGCATGTTTGCCCGCGCCTGCGGCTATCTCGCCAAGACCGATCGGCTAGATGCCCGTTTCCTGGCGCTCTTGGCCGAGAGCCTGCGCCCGCCGGCCGACACGCCGCCAAGTCCTCACATCGAGGCCTTGCAGGAGCTGGTCAATGCACGATCGGCAGCCAAATGCGACATCACCGCCCTGCAGAATCGCAGCAAGGCTGCCACCACTGCCTTTCTGCGCGGCGAACTCAACCGCCTTGTGCGACGGCTGGAGCAGCATGTCGAACGTCTCGACAAAGAGATCGAACGATGTGTCGGCGAGGATCCGCAGCTCTGCCGCAAGGCCGAGATCCTCACCTCCATTCCCGGCATCGGCCGCGTCACGGCCCTGGCCTTGATGGCCGGCATGGACGGGTTGGGGACATGTTCGGGCAAACAGGCCGCCATGCTGGCAGGGCTTGCCCCAATCGCGAACGACAGCGGTGCACGAACCGGACGTCGTTCCATCCGCGCCGGCAGGCCCACACCCCGGCGCGCGCTCTACATGGCCGCCTTGTCGGCATGTCGCTACAATCCCGCGCTTGCTCGTTTCGCAGACACGCTCAAAGCCACAGGAAAACCAGCCAAGGTCATCCTTGTCGCCATCATGCGAAAGCTGCTCGTGCTGGCAAACTGCCTTCTATCTCAGAACCGTCTCTGGACACCAAATCCGCCTTGA
- a CDS encoding DUF982 domain-containing protein: MSRRRSFKPVKITINGKTRTVYNVVQAGNALLNDWPEQTPAAKAAELLVLDVFNDVAEPEQVRRAFITAAKASDIKFSS, translated from the coding sequence ATGAGCAGGAGACGAAGCTTCAAGCCGGTGAAGATCACCATCAACGGCAAGACCAGGACCGTTTACAACGTCGTTCAGGCCGGCAATGCCTTGCTGAACGACTGGCCGGAGCAGACGCCGGCGGCCAAGGCCGCCGAGCTGCTGGTGCTCGATGTGTTCAACGATGTCGCCGAGCCCGAGCAGGTGCGCCGCGCCTTCATCACCGCGGCGAAGGCGAGCGACATCAAGTTCAGCTCCTGA
- a CDS encoding S24 family peptidase, whose product MLKDQEQFEREERAKRLVMARKNAGFAGPKAIVDRFGWNANVYKAHESGRNGFGIADAKKYAKAFRVNLNWLQFGTGDALDPEERPVSVADVPKISWVSAGQLTEQAPITDFSEFPTVAALDLPDGDWIALEVEGNSMNKISPPGSIIFVNRRDKRLAPNALYVVADETGAATYKRYRPNDNPPFQPASYEDVPPPEFHGAVTIVGRVRRSVIEM is encoded by the coding sequence ATGTTGAAAGATCAGGAACAATTTGAGCGCGAAGAACGCGCAAAGCGTCTGGTCATGGCCAGGAAGAACGCGGGCTTTGCCGGGCCGAAGGCGATCGTCGATCGTTTCGGCTGGAACGCCAATGTTTACAAGGCGCACGAGTCGGGCCGGAACGGCTTCGGCATCGCCGACGCGAAGAAATATGCCAAGGCGTTCAGGGTCAATCTCAACTGGCTGCAGTTCGGAACCGGCGATGCGCTCGATCCGGAGGAGCGGCCGGTTTCCGTCGCCGACGTGCCGAAGATCTCCTGGGTCAGCGCCGGCCAGCTGACCGAGCAGGCGCCGATCACCGACTTCTCCGAATTCCCGACCGTCGCCGCGCTCGATCTGCCCGACGGCGACTGGATCGCGCTCGAGGTCGAGGGCAATTCGATGAACAAGATCTCGCCGCCAGGCTCGATCATTTTCGTCAACCGCCGCGACAAGCGCCTGGCGCCGAACGCGCTTTATGTCGTCGCCGACGAGACCGGGGCTGCGACCTACAAGCGCTACCGCCCGAACGACAATCCGCCCTTCCAGCCCGCCTCCTACGAGGACGTGCCGCCGCCGGAATTCCACGGCGCCGTCACCATCGTCGGCCGCGTCCGCCGGTCGGTGATCGAGATGTGA
- a CDS encoding GFA family protein, giving the protein MPVFHAKCICGALCLEVDGDPVHNHVCTCTRCQRASGSALAHNVWFREEDVRIVSGDYSLWLGETVPDVMKAFCRICGGGGFSRSGAYFPGTVVIAAGTFADPSFPAPDHVHWWDNRPQWIDLAHSIERHAGN; this is encoded by the coding sequence ATGCCAGTCTTTCATGCCAAGTGCATCTGCGGCGCCCTGTGCCTGGAGGTCGATGGCGATCCGGTGCACAATCACGTCTGCACGTGCACGCGCTGCCAGCGCGCATCCGGTAGCGCTCTCGCCCACAATGTATGGTTCCGTGAGGAAGATGTCCGGATCGTTTCGGGAGACTATTCCCTATGGTTAGGCGAAACCGTACCGGATGTGATGAAAGCCTTCTGCCGGATCTGCGGTGGGGGCGGATTTTCCAGATCCGGCGCATACTTCCCCGGCACCGTCGTCATCGCGGCCGGCACATTCGCCGATCCGTCCTTTCCTGCGCCCGATCACGTTCATTGGTGGGACAATCGCCCTCAATGGATCGACCTCGCCCACTCGATCGAGCGTCATGCCGGAAATTAG
- a CDS encoding IS110 family transposase, with amino-acid sequence MQGKVSFQEDAMPVVYAGVDVSKEWLDVHLHPLGESRRFSNDKTGIDQLKRLLARHRPKSIVMEATGKFHRPAHHSLWLDGFAVAVVDPLRARMFARACGYLAKTDRLDARFLALLAESLRPPADTPPSPHIEALQELVNARSAAKCDITALQNRSKAATTAFLRGELNRLVRRLEQHVERLDKEIERCVGEDPQLCRKAEILTSIPGIGRVTALALMAGMDELGTCSGKQAAMLAGLAPIANDSGARTGRRSIRAGRPAPRRALYMAALSACRYNPALARFADTLKATGKPAKVILVAIMRKLLVLANCLLSQNRLWTPNPP; translated from the coding sequence ATGCAAGGCAAGGTTTCGTTCCAAGAAGACGCGATGCCGGTAGTTTATGCCGGTGTGGACGTGAGTAAAGAGTGGCTTGATGTTCATCTGCATCCGCTGGGCGAAAGCCGGCGGTTTAGCAATGACAAGACCGGCATCGACCAGCTGAAACGGCTGCTGGCCAGGCATCGGCCCAAAAGCATCGTGATGGAGGCAACCGGTAAGTTCCATCGCCCCGCCCATCACTCGCTTTGGCTCGATGGCTTTGCCGTCGCCGTGGTCGATCCGTTGCGCGCGCGCATGTTTGCCCGCGCCTGCGGCTATCTCGCCAAGACCGATCGGCTAGATGCCCGTTTCCTGGCGCTCTTGGCCGAGAGCCTGCGCCCGCCGGCCGACACGCCGCCAAGTCCTCACATCGAGGCCTTGCAGGAGCTGGTCAATGCACGATCGGCAGCCAAATGCGACATCACCGCCCTGCAGAATCGCAGCAAGGCTGCCACCACTGCCTTTCTGCGCGGCGAACTCAACCGCCTTGTGCGACGGCTGGAACAGCATGTCGAACGTCTCGACAAAGAGATCGAACGATGTGTCGGCGAGGATCCGCAGCTCTGCCGCAAGGCCGAGATCCTCACCTCCATTCCCGGCATCGGCCGCGTCACGGCCCTGGCCTTGATGGCCGGCATGGACGAGTTGGGGACATGTTCGGGCAAACAGGCCGCCATGCTGGCAGGGCTTGCCCCAATCGCGAACGACAGCGGTGCACGAACCGGACGTCGTTCCATCCGCGCCGGCAGGCCCGCACCCCGGCGCGCGCTCTACATGGCCGCCTTGTCGGCATGTCGCTACAATCCCGCGCTTGCTCGTTTCGCAGACACGCTCAAAGCCACAGGAAAACCAGCCAAGGTCATCCTTGTCGCCATCATGCGAAAGCTGCTCGTGCTGGCAAACTGCCTTCTATCTCAGAACCGTCTCTGGACACCAAATCCGCCTTGA
- a CDS encoding glycosyltransferase family 25 protein translates to MNMRATPAALMPAFHPVSLRVNTYLINLDRAPLRRFRMERLLSGFGLAYERVAAVDGAGLSLPHPDFDERSYLRRHGRRPNLFEIGCYLSHVVCARRFLGSNAEFALILEDDLDFDDDFAELLEAALQHEAQWDILRLSTVNSGRKHRVEPLTAARSLAIALTREKGSGAYLINRKAAGWIVGAMLPMRLPYDLAFDLEFDEGLRACFVDPLPVSQRADPCSQIQAGLSAYRLGRRRPWSVLPFRAAAEIRRFVARFVRLAAWRLRISPASMGRRSKREGRDNCPSAQSRPNATRRSP, encoded by the coding sequence ATGAATATGCGCGCCACACCTGCCGCCCTTATGCCTGCCTTTCATCCGGTCAGCCTGCGGGTGAATACCTATCTCATCAATCTCGACCGCGCGCCGTTGCGACGGTTTCGAATGGAGCGGCTGCTGTCAGGCTTCGGCCTTGCCTATGAGCGCGTGGCGGCCGTCGACGGGGCGGGGTTGAGCCTGCCGCATCCCGACTTCGACGAGAGATCCTATCTCCGCCGGCACGGCCGCCGGCCGAACCTTTTCGAGATCGGCTGCTATCTCAGCCATGTCGTATGCGCCAGGCGCTTCCTCGGCAGCAATGCCGAATTCGCGCTCATCCTCGAAGACGACCTCGACTTCGATGATGATTTTGCCGAGCTGCTCGAGGCCGCCCTCCAGCACGAGGCGCAGTGGGACATTCTGCGGCTCTCGACGGTCAATTCCGGGCGGAAGCACCGGGTCGAGCCGCTGACCGCCGCCCGCTCGCTCGCCATCGCGCTGACCCGCGAGAAGGGCTCCGGCGCCTATCTGATCAACCGCAAGGCGGCGGGCTGGATTGTCGGGGCGATGTTGCCGATGCGGCTGCCCTATGATCTCGCCTTCGACCTGGAGTTCGATGAGGGGCTACGCGCCTGCTTCGTCGATCCGCTGCCGGTGAGCCAAAGGGCCGATCCCTGCTCGCAGATCCAGGCGGGGCTTTCGGCCTACCGGCTCGGCCGCCGGAGGCCTTGGAGCGTGCTGCCCTTTCGCGCTGCGGCCGAAATCCGCCGTTTTGTTGCCCGCTTCGTCAGGCTCGCGGCATGGCGGCTCAGGATTTCTCCGGCATCAATGGGAAGGCGATCGAAACGCGAAGGCCGGGATAATTGTCCGTCAGCGCAATCTCGGCCGAATGCAACTCGGCGATCGCCTTGA
- a CDS encoding RNA polymerase subunit sigma-70 has product MSTAPAHQATHMNALELFRSGRDYIEIAAILGVPVPAVESEIHRLRSAEKGDTAQQDHDGRAVRRFPGRAVRPGALVNFARGRPRLPV; this is encoded by the coding sequence ATGAGCACCGCCCCGGCGCATCAAGCCACTCACATGAACGCCCTCGAGCTCTTCCGCTCCGGCCGGGATTATATCGAAATCGCAGCCATCCTCGGCGTGCCGGTGCCTGCGGTGGAAAGCGAGATTCACCGTCTTCGCAGCGCCGAGAAGGGCGACACCGCCCAGCAGGATCATGACGGCCGCGCGGTCCGGCGTTTTCCCGGCCGCGCAGTAAGGCCGGGCGCCCTGGTCAACTTCGCCCGAGGGCGGCCGAGGCTCCCGGTATGA
- a CDS encoding IS110 family transposase → MTDNSMICAGIDVGKSHLDIALHPGKARLRVTYDTAGLKALDAFLREHDVSRIGFEASGGYEWRLLAHLRAGKRPAARLQPAQLRFFAKSRLKRAKNDRLDAVLIALFTASLEQLPALPDARFDKLAAELTYLEQIEQQIALVKTFAETALSEAIKRRHLREVARLETCRKAHLLRLEKTVRDDCDLAQRLDLLISIKGIGLRSALCLIIRLPELGHASRAEIAALAGVAPYDDDSGKYHGRRRIPGGRERLRKSLFMCAFTATRHNPDLAAFYTRLRQSGKEHLRAVIAVARKLIVLANTILFRKTEWTPQYRKN, encoded by the coding sequence ATGACCGATAATAGCATGATTTGTGCCGGAATCGATGTCGGCAAAAGCCATCTCGACATTGCCCTCCATCCCGGTAAGGCAAGGCTGAGGGTCACGTACGACACCGCTGGCCTGAAGGCGCTTGACGCCTTTCTTCGAGAGCATGACGTCAGCCGCATCGGCTTCGAAGCCTCCGGCGGCTATGAATGGCGGCTGCTGGCGCATCTGCGGGCCGGCAAGCGGCCGGCGGCGCGTCTGCAGCCGGCGCAGTTGCGCTTCTTTGCCAAGAGCCGGCTCAAGCGGGCCAAGAACGATCGGCTCGATGCCGTGCTGATTGCGCTGTTCACGGCAAGTCTCGAGCAGTTGCCGGCGCTGCCGGACGCACGCTTCGACAAGTTGGCCGCCGAACTGACCTATCTGGAACAGATCGAGCAGCAGATCGCGCTGGTCAAGACCTTTGCCGAGACCGCCTTGTCGGAGGCGATCAAACGCCGCCACCTGCGCGAGGTCGCCCGCCTCGAAACCTGCCGCAAGGCCCATCTGCTGCGGCTCGAAAAGACGGTTCGCGACGATTGCGACTTGGCGCAACGGCTCGATCTGCTGATCTCCATCAAGGGGATCGGGCTGCGCAGCGCCCTGTGCTTGATCATTCGGCTGCCCGAACTCGGCCATGCCAGCCGCGCCGAGATCGCCGCCCTTGCCGGCGTCGCACCCTATGACGACGATAGCGGAAAATATCACGGCAGACGCCGCATCCCGGGTGGTCGCGAACGCCTGCGAAAGAGCCTGTTCATGTGCGCATTCACGGCAACCCGGCACAATCCGGATCTCGCCGCTTTCTACACGCGCTTGCGTCAGAGCGGAAAGGAGCACCTGCGCGCCGTTATAGCCGTCGCCCGAAAACTCATCGTTCTCGCCAACACAATCCTCTTTCGAAAGACCGAATGGACGCCCCAATACCGGAAAAATTGA
- a CDS encoding Imm50 family immunity protein translates to MLAWFGKQPTFHDAEIISLSLNRTGASELKIHGWIMTDDVDLNGYIVLDKHAVVTFRLEGVMDLQLDGFSGQNVIAGLVLRYAIDRGRSCYYAMPEDPRDIEIELIPCYGLDGFIRAKKVAISFNPGRPTGERA, encoded by the coding sequence TTGCTGGCGTGGTTTGGTAAACAGCCAACTTTCCACGACGCGGAAATCATCAGCCTTTCCCTCAACCGAACCGGCGCGAGTGAGTTGAAAATTCATGGCTGGATCATGACCGACGATGTTGATCTCAACGGTTATATCGTCCTCGATAAGCACGCCGTAGTGACGTTTAGGCTCGAAGGGGTCATGGATCTTCAACTGGATGGGTTTAGCGGCCAGAACGTCATTGCGGGATTAGTCCTCCGCTATGCGATCGACAGAGGTCGATCCTGCTATTATGCCATGCCTGAAGACCCCCGCGATATCGAAATTGAACTTATCCCATGCTACGGCCTGGACGGCTTCATCAGAGCAAAAAAGGTCGCCATCTCGTTCAATCCGGGCCGCCCGACAGGCGAGCGAGCGTAA
- a CDS encoding NAD(P)-dependent oxidoreductase: MTEIAQMQEQRLSALRQTASGAPKLPSNPFFGVGPITDATTDEVDSRLRRIAFDAWIEKTYRKFDDRGNDLGGFTTAEISRSMHRGYPADKILTDMMRAIHRYFGFPKVNRMAVGLGGGHSGFTVCIQHLMNANDAGQRVYVDTPRPESNPSKAAGFFRQSWATQLIEMQRFAEKGCESRIHFAASEGVIPTAAELADLGVSIFVGVGHETTGANAYTSREIRELLSWLDGDPANRHAVFDATSMLGAMPWEPELVSAVMAKCCLFMPFQKAIGGISGYFVASFTPHALALIEKNQQDPAWAIPRQLKIAPPIDPRQPFSAKRSVDAGPFYDAAEDRMLGGVINTYSALAFAETTFGLLQSEARVGSVVDLNRRSAANRAVIDEWVKSHPLLSLTVTDADRRGAAVTLLKVEDDGITDADIHARIIARSKQLLGYEGITHPNGEYEPGLDAARYVNAFPGTPGDYRAWVGGIREPEDVVALLENLQYAYLRAKIVVLEEELAKHGVTFEAPVKAEGALRKDDPTRAYTVLIADLVGLRFGADGEPDYSEVKAYIEEKGGVFHLGPLGDRAGLEKGRIHFFYQPNLSTEAEILPQTDKGQYDALIAAATFIPKASVFPLGGVRIGAGTGNMGSASWGGGNGEGGTSALMNTPGINSRATAQMVMKAILKVVPDLPVDRLHRMVAGGDFDTGRQLKDFPTAKLEGRKLAVLGYGNIGREVAKLGKAFGMNVAIYAREHHKRWIEAEGFDYAASPVEAARGADVLSVHIGLGRLDASTGVYSNAGTVDAEVLSAMKDGAVLVNYDRGEVVHPNALDAALASGKIAHAAIDADLFRDAATGTLSGPMLPYLPLEQRHKGKLELLPHAAADTDHPSRVTGAKQAVEQIFDVIRFKSVVNLKGDLPEGYVSAGSRTPAGIGKVTKQVVAEAGGKAELLEELRQTSERIAAITGALSAVSDPDHRARIVERYTALLVENADRQRALLDQLGLYGPAEG, translated from the coding sequence ATGACAGAAATTGCGCAGATGCAGGAACAGCGACTGAGCGCCCTTCGACAGACCGCGTCGGGTGCGCCAAAACTGCCGTCCAACCCGTTTTTCGGCGTCGGGCCGATTACCGATGCGACGACCGACGAGGTCGACAGCCGCCTGCGGCGCATCGCCTTCGACGCCTGGATCGAGAAGACCTATCGCAAGTTCGACGATCGGGGCAACGATCTCGGCGGCTTCACCACGGCCGAGATCTCTCGCAGCATGCATCGCGGCTACCCGGCCGACAAGATCCTGACAGACATGATGCGGGCGATCCATCGCTATTTCGGCTTCCCGAAGGTCAACCGCATGGCGGTCGGGCTCGGCGGCGGCCATAGCGGCTTCACCGTCTGCATCCAGCATTTGATGAATGCCAACGACGCCGGCCAGCGCGTCTATGTCGACACGCCGCGGCCGGAGAGCAATCCGTCGAAGGCCGCCGGCTTCTTCCGCCAGTCCTGGGCCACACAGCTGATCGAGATGCAGCGCTTCGCCGAAAAAGGCTGCGAGAGCCGCATTCATTTCGCCGCCTCCGAAGGCGTGATCCCGACGGCAGCCGAACTTGCCGACCTCGGCGTTTCGATCTTCGTCGGCGTCGGCCACGAGACGACGGGGGCGAACGCCTATACCAGCCGCGAAATCCGCGAACTCCTGAGCTGGCTCGACGGCGACCCGGCCAACCGCCATGCGGTGTTCGACGCCACCTCGATGCTCGGGGCCATGCCGTGGGAGCCGGAACTGGTCAGCGCCGTGATGGCGAAATGCTGCCTGTTCATGCCGTTCCAGAAGGCGATCGGCGGCATTTCGGGTTATTTCGTCGCCTCCTTCACCCCGCATGCGCTGGCGCTGATCGAGAAGAACCAGCAGGATCCGGCCTGGGCGATCCCGCGGCAGCTGAAGATCGCGCCGCCGATCGATCCCCGGCAGCCGTTTTCGGCCAAACGCTCGGTCGATGCCGGCCCGTTCTACGATGCCGCCGAGGACCGCATGCTCGGCGGCGTCATCAACACCTACAGCGCGCTCGCCTTTGCCGAGACCACCTTCGGCCTGCTGCAGTCTGAGGCCCGGGTCGGCTCCGTCGTCGATCTCAACCGCCGCTCCGCCGCCAACCGCGCCGTGATCGACGAATGGGTCAAGTCGCACCCGCTGCTGTCATTGACCGTCACCGATGCCGATCGCCGCGGTGCTGCGGTGACGCTGCTGAAGGTCGAGGACGACGGCATCACCGACGCCGACATCCACGCCCGGATCATCGCCCGGTCGAAGCAGCTGCTGGGTTATGAGGGCATCACCCATCCGAACGGCGAATACGAGCCCGGCCTCGACGCGGCCCGCTACGTCAATGCCTTCCCGGGCACGCCGGGCGATTACCGCGCCTGGGTCGGCGGCATCCGCGAGCCGGAGGATGTCGTGGCACTGCTGGAAAATCTGCAATATGCCTATCTCAGAGCCAAGATCGTCGTTCTCGAGGAGGAGCTGGCAAAGCACGGCGTGACCTTCGAGGCGCCGGTCAAAGCCGAAGGCGCCCTGCGCAAGGACGATCCGACCCGCGCTTACACGGTGCTGATCGCCGACCTGGTGGGCCTGCGTTTCGGCGCCGACGGCGAGCCTGATTACAGCGAGGTCAAGGCCTATATCGAGGAGAAGGGTGGCGTCTTCCATCTCGGTCCGCTCGGCGATCGCGCCGGCCTCGAAAAGGGCCGCATCCACTTCTTCTATCAGCCGAACCTCAGCACCGAGGCGGAGATCCTGCCGCAGACCGACAAGGGCCAGTACGACGCGCTGATCGCGGCGGCGACCTTCATTCCAAAGGCCTCGGTCTTCCCGCTCGGCGGCGTGCGCATCGGTGCCGGCACCGGCAATATGGGCTCGGCTTCCTGGGGCGGCGGCAATGGCGAGGGCGGCACTTCGGCCCTGATGAATACGCCGGGGATCAACAGCCGGGCGACCGCCCAAATGGTGATGAAGGCGATCCTGAAGGTCGTTCCCGACTTGCCGGTCGATAGATTGCACCGCATGGTCGCGGGCGGCGATTTCGACACGGGCCGTCAGCTCAAGGATTTCCCGACGGCAAAGCTTGAGGGCCGCAAGCTCGCCGTCCTCGGCTACGGCAATATCGGCCGTGAAGTCGCCAAGCTCGGCAAGGCCTTCGGCATGAATGTGGCGATCTATGCCCGCGAGCACCACAAGCGCTGGATCGAGGCTGAGGGTTTCGACTATGCCGCAAGCCCGGTCGAAGCGGCTAGAGGCGCCGACGTGCTCTCCGTCCATATCGGCCTCGGCCGCCTGGATGCATCGACCGGCGTCTATTCGAATGCCGGCACCGTCGATGCAGAAGTGCTCTCCGCCATGAAGGACGGCGCGGTGCTCGTCAATTACGACCGCGGCGAAGTCGTCCATCCCAATGCGCTCGATGCAGCACTGGCATCCGGCAAGATCGCGCATGCGGCAATCGACGCCGACCTGTTCCGGGACGCTGCGACCGGCACGCTCAGCGGCCCGATGCTGCCCTACCTGCCGCTCGAACAGCGCCACAAGGGTAAGCTCGAACTGCTGCCGCATGCCGCTGCCGACACCGACCATCCCTCACGGGTGACCGGCGCCAAGCAGGCGGTCGAACAGATCTTCGACGTCATCCGCTTCAAGTCGGTCGTCAATCTGAAGGGCGACCTGCCGGAGGGTTACGTCTCGGCCGGCAGCCGCACGCCGGCCGGCATCGGCAAGGTGACGAAGCAGGTGGTCGCCGAGGCCGGCGGCAAGGCCGAGCTTCTGGAAGAGCTGCGCCAGACCTCGGAAAGGATCGCCGCCATAACAGGCGCGCTTTCCGCCGTCTCCGACCCGGATCACCGCGCGCGGATCGTCGAACGCTACACCGCCCTCCTGGTCGAAAATGCCGACCGGCAGCGGGCGCTTCTCGACCAGCTCGGCCTCTACGGGCCGGCGGAGGGGTGA